One genomic segment of Erythrolamprus reginae isolate rEryReg1 chromosome 2, rEryReg1.hap1, whole genome shotgun sequence includes these proteins:
- the LOC139158587 gene encoding LOW QUALITY PROTEIN: zinc finger protein 737-like (The sequence of the model RefSeq protein was modified relative to this genomic sequence to represent the inferred CDS: inserted 2 bases in 1 codon), with the protein METPFAKEGTGKGSSAAQPGKEGKLWTRTGQKILEEESILPSEVQPSKFIQYQEAGDPRGLCRRLHDFSRQWLRPKKHTKAQMLDLLVLQQLLFLLPPEMKSWVQECGAETSSQAVALLEGFLLNQAQEQKEQAQLQCGTVEIINPPHELFFKRIPWEEPSHLKDTSEEKQRMKLSVFYQGDQTAVEPPNQAPVSFREVAISFNSEEWLLLDPSQKALYHEVMLETSRMVASLGDNGQENQDSCELFQVIDAKNGVENFGIGMEVKSPERNQSKNWNQESSSSTDAPMQDFLPQVKIRGNYIGKSVKLNKSEVQVNEHDLTQNKGKDAIRKHNGQNYNGTLILFLGNYFLVSQKVIDTKCLECGKYFRTSGELTSHKLIHTGDKPYKCMKCGKTFGQRCHLTSHKLIHTGEKPHKCMECGMTFAQRGSLISHKMIHTGEKPYKCMECGKYFRTRGQLTIHSRIHTGEKPYKCMECGKYFRIKWQLTIHNRIHTGEKPYKCMECGKTFAHRTTFVSHKLIHKREKPRGEKPYKCMECGKTFVLSNRLTIHKIIHMKEKPFKCMDFSMIHTGEKPYKCMECGKTFADNTTLTSHNTDHTGEKPYKCIECGKTFAQSSTFTSHNRIHTXEKPYKCLECGKTFTSGCGLRGHKKIHSGEKPFKCMECGKTFAHICDLISHKRSHMGEKPFKCIVCGKTFADRSSLISHKMIHTGEKPYKCTECGKTFAKRGSVISHKKIHTDEKPYKCMECAKTFTQNRYLSSHKRIHAQETLYSNST; encoded by the exons atggagacaCCTTTTGCAAAGGAGGGAACTGGAAAAGGCTCTTCAGCTGCTCAGCCTGGGAAAGAAGGGAAACTCTGGACAAGAActgggcagaagatcctggaggaagaatCCATCCTCCCTTCCGAAGTTCAGCCCTCGAAGTTCATCCAATACCAGGAGGCTGGAgatccccgaggactttgcaggcGACTCCATGACTTTAGTAGGCAATGGCTGAGACCAAAAAAGCACACCAAGGCCCAGATGTTGGACCTTTTGGTTCTGCAGCAGCTCCTGTTCCTTCTGCCCCCAGAAATGAAGAGCTGGGTgcaggagtgtggagcagagaccagctcccaggcggtggccctgctTGAAGGCTTCCTCCTGAACCAGGCGCAGGAGCAGAAGGAGCAGGCCCAGTTGCAG TGCGGCACTGTGGAGATCATAAATCCCCCTCATGAGCTGTTTTTCAAGAGGATCCCTTGGGAAGAGCCAAGTCACCTCAAGGACACCTCAGAAG agaaacaaagaatgaagcTTTCTGTTTTTTATCAAGGAGATCAAACAGCGGTTGAacctccaaatcaa GCTCCTGTGTCCTTTAGGGAGGTGGCCATCTCTTTCAACAGTGAAGAGTGGCTGCTGCTTGATCCCAGCCAGAAGGCCCTGTATCACGAAGTCATGTTGGAAACATCGAGGATGGTGGCCTCCTTAG GTGATAATGGGCAGGAGAATCAAGAttcctgtgaactgttccaaGTGATCGATGCTAAAAATGGAGTGGAGAAttttggaattggaatggaagTCAAAAGCCCTGAGAGAAACCAGTCAAAgaattggaatcaggaaagctcatcCTCCACTGATGCTCCGATGCAAGACTTTCTCCCCCAAGTTAAAATAAGGGGAAACTATATTGGGAAGAGTGTGAAGCTAAACAAATCTGAAGTACAAGTAAATGAACACGATTTAACCCAAAACAAAGGCAAAGATGCTATAAGGAAGCACAACGGACAAAATTACAATGGGACATTAATTCTTTTTCTTGGGAATTACTttcttgtatctcaaaaagtgatTGACACAAAATGTTTGGAATGTGGAAAATATTTTAGAACAAGCGGggaacttacttcccataagttgatccacacaggggacAAACCATATAAGTGCATGAAATGTGGAAAAACCTTTGGTCAAAGATgtcatcttacttcccataagttgatccacacaggggagaagcctcataaatgcatggagtgtggaatgacctttgctcaaagaggttctcttatttcccataaaatgatccacacaggggagaagccgtataaatgcatggagtgtggaaaataTTTTAGAACAAGAGGACAACTTACTATCCATagcaggatccacacaggggagaaaccttataaatgcatggagtgtggaaaatattttagaataaaatGGCAACTTACTATCCATAAcaggatccatacaggggagaaaccatataaatgcatggagtgtggaaagacctttgctcatcgCACTACATTTGTTTCCCATAAGTTGATTCACAAAAGGGAGAAACC gagaggggagaagccatataaatgcatggaatgtggaaagacctttgttctGAGCAATAGACTTACTATCCACAAAATTATCCACATGAAGGAAAAGCCATTTAAGTGCATGGATT tttctatgatccacacgggagagaagccatataaatgtatggagtgtggaaagacctttgctgataACActacacttacttcccataatacggatcacacaggggagaagccatataaatgcatagaatgtggaaagacctttgctcagagcagtACATTTACTTCCCATAACAGGATCCACac agagaaaccatataaatgcctggaatgtggaaagacattTACAAGTGGCTGTGGACTTAGAGGCCACAAAAAGATCCACTcaggagagaagccatttaagtgcatggaatgtggaaagacctttgctcatatatgtgatcttatttcccataaaagaagCCACATGGGGGAGAAGCCATTTAAGTGCATagtgtgtggaaagacctttgctgataGAAGTtcacttatttcccataagatgatccacacaggagagaagccgtataaatgcacagaatgtggaaagacctttgctaaaAGAGGTAGTGTTATTTCCCATAAGAAGATCCACACAGATGAGAAgccctataaatgcatggagtgtgccAAGACCTTTACTCAGAATAGATATCTATCATCTCATAAAAGAATCCACGCTCAGGAGACACTGTATAGCAATTCCACTTAG